The sequence TCGTTGGTATTGCAGATGAAGAGTTGGCGAAAGAAAAAAATATTAAAGCCGAAAGTATCTGGCTTCAAACAAACGGAAAACAATTACAAGAAATTGCAGATCTAATGGCTTCAGGCAAAGTAATTTCAGTGGTTGGAGAAGTTTTTCCTTTCTCTAGACAAGGTGTTTACGATGCCCATGCATTAAGTGAAACTCACCATGCTGTAGGTAAAATCGTCATCAAAATGGCTGACTAAATAAATAGGAGGCCGAGACAAAAGCGTTTAGCTCCGAGAAATAAGAGGGAATTCACGAAAATTGCTTTTTCAAATTTTTGTGAATTTCAGCTTATTTACGAAGGAGCTGCTTTTTTCTCGCCGTTTATTCGGACTTAGAGCGCGAAACAAAACTGTTCTTTAGTTTTGTCCCACGCTCCTATTCGTTTGTTTTTCCCGCTCTAAAGCGGATCAGTTCTATTAATCCAGGCAATTCTCGTTGGATGTGGTCTTGATTTAAAACATATGTCTTAGTTGTCCCAATTTTGATTTCTTGAATCAGTTGAGCGTCCTTAAGCAATTTTATGTGGTGAGATAAGGTGGATTTTACAATATTGTATTTTTCTGAAGTAATCCGTTTTTCACCATCAAGTAATAAGCAAGTAAGGATATTCAAACGAATGGGATCGCTGACTGCTTGCAACGCTTGAAGAACAGGGTCGTTGTTGTTATCGGTCATTTTATTTTTCATAAACAGATTATAACATAAACATTCTACTTTACATATTGCTTAGGTAGTGATATATTTTTAATGTTCGAAAATAATCGAACGAAAAGAAAGATGAGGGATATTATGGAAAACACATATAAAGAAAATAATTTTGACACGATCATGAAAGGCAGAAGATCGATTCGCAATTACGATCCAACAGTTAAAATTAGTCGTGAAGAGATGGAGCAAATCATCAACGATACTGTTAAAGCACCATCTTCAGTGAATATGCAACCTTGGCGCTTTACAGTTGTCGAAAGTGATGAAGGAAAAGCAGCGTTAGCACCTCTTGTTCGTTTTAATAAATTACAAAATGAAACGTCTGCTGCGATGATCGTGATTTTTGGTGATTTAAATAGCTTTGAACATGCTGAAAAAATTTACGGTACGGCTGTTGAACAAAACCTAATGCCTCCAGAAGTGAAAGAGCGTCAATTAGAAGCATTGAGTCCTTTGTTTGAGCATATGCCCACAGAAGATAAAAAAGAAATGGCCATTATCGACGGAGCCTTAGCTGCAATGAATTTAATGTTAGTTGCTCGTGCTTATGGTTATGATACCAATCCTATCGGCGGCTTTGAACGCGAAAAAATTGCTGAAGCGCTAGACATGGATAAAGAACGTTATTATCCAGTGATGATCGTTTCAATTGGTAAAGCAAATGAAGAGGGGTACCCTTCATATCGATTACCAGCAGCTGATATCACAACGTGGAAATAGGGGGAGAAGACCATGCATATTGTTCCTTTAGTTTTAGCTGTGATCGTTGCAGTTGAACATTATTACATTTTATATTTAGAAATGTTTCAAACGGCATCTCCTGCAGCACAACGTAGCTTTGGTTTGGATAAAGAATTTTTGGATGATCCAAGAGTTCAAACGCTATTCAAAAATCAAGGACTATATAACGGCTTTTTAGCTACAGGAATTTTATGGGGTGCTTTTTTTGCAGCAAATAGTTGGAGTGTGGTAACATTTTTCATCATTTGTGTAGTTGTTGCTGCCGTGTATGGTGGACTGACTTCATCCAAATCAATTTTGATAAAACAAGGGTTGCCAGCAATTATTACGTTAGTAATGTTATTTATTTTTAGATAAAGAGAGAAAAGTTTGAGACAAGAACCTCCTTGTCTTAGGCTTTTTTTAATTTCAAAAAAACTTATAAAAAGTAAGTCAAATCTCTTTACTTACTTTTAGTAAGACGATATACTAAGAAAGTAATCTAAAAACTAATTCGAATCGAAAAGGAGCAATACACATGACAGAATTTATTCAAGCATTAAAAAAACGCCGTTCAATCTACTCTTTAGGAGATAACTTACCACAATCACAAGAAGAAATCACAGCTTTAGTGAAAGAGATCGTTAGAGAAAGTCCAACATCTTTTAACTCACAAACACAACGTGTGGTTTTCTTATTCGGCGACGCACACAAAAAATTATGGTCAATGACAGAAGAAGCATTGAAACCTTTAACACCTGCAGAAGCTTTCCCAAATACACAAGCGAAATTACAAAGTTTTGCAGCAGGATATGGAACATTGCTTTTCTTTGAAGATATGGATATTGTTAAAAACTTACAAGAACAATTTGCCTTATATGCAGATAACTTCCCAGTTTGGTCAGAGCAAGCAAGTGGTTTAACACAAGCAAATGTTTGGACTGCTTTGGCTCAAGAAAACATTGGTGCAAACTTACAACATTACAACCCAGTAATCGATGAAGCAGTTGCGAAAGAATGGTCTATTCCAAGCCAATGGAAATTAAGAGCACAACTTGTTTTCGGTTCAATCGAAGCAGAAGCTGGCGAAAAAGAATACATGGAAGATAGCGCACGTTTCCTAGAATTTAACTAATAACGAGCAAATGGAGGAGAAATGTATGGTGTATACATTACCTAAAGAAACAATCGCAAAACAAGTAAAATTAAAAGTAGAGAATCTGGATGAAATGACAGAATTTTATACACAAATGATTGGACTTGTCTTACTAAAAAAAGAAGAAAATACAGCTTTCTTAGGTGCACAACAGTCTTCTGAAGCAATCCTAATTTTGGAAGAACTTGTTGATCCTGTGGTGAAATACAATACAACAGGCTTGTATCACACAGCGTTTCTCTTACCTACTCGTAAAGATTTAGGCAATACCTTGTTATGGCTGATGCAAAACAAAATTGAAATTGGCGCTGCTGATCATGGTTACAGCGAAGCTATCTATCTAACGGATCCAGAAGGTAATGGTATCGAAATCTATTGGGATAAACCGATGTCTGAATGGGATATTCGAGCAGACGGAGAAATCATTGGTGTGACGGAAGAGTTGGATGGAGATGGCGTTGTCTCAGAAGCGGATGGAACGTGGTTAGGTATGGCACTAGGCTCAAGAATCGGTCATGTACATTTACAAGTCGCGGATTTAGAAGAAACAGAGAAGTTTTATGAACAGCTTGGTTTTTCCTTGAAGTCTAATTTGGGCGGTAGAGCTAAATTTTTTGCGGCAGGGGAATATCATCATCATATTGGGACGAATACTTGGAATAGCCGAAATGCAGACTTGATTGGTGAAAATCAGTTGGGGTTGGCTTGGTATACATTTCAGTTGCCGTCTAAAGAGGTATTTGAGTTGTTTGTTAAGCAGCTTGATGAAGCCGCTGTTGAGTATGTGAATGAAAATGAACAAATTACGATTCAAGATCCAAACGGGATGCAGATTAAGTTTGGGTATTGAGTTGGATAAGTCAACTTCTTAAAGGAGGTTGGCTTTTTTTTTGATTTTGTAAAGTAGTGATTTGTTTGTTTAGGGATAAGGGGGAGATATTAAAAATGACGGTTTTTGGGAAGGAGAATTTTAATGGTTCATGAACTAAAAATTGTGCCTGAATATTTTCAGGACATACGAACTGACTTGCGAAAAAAGTGGGTACGTTTAACTAGGTATTGAAAATACTTCAAAACCCATATATTTATAAATCAATTGGAAAGGATAGAATTATCCTTTCAATGTAACATTATAGTATAGTCAAAAGTGATCTCATACAGCTGCTACGAGATTACTTTTGTGTTGTAAATTTTAAATGAAAATAAGGTCAGAGCTATTTTACTTTGACCCAGAACACTTATAATTTTCTTTTTTCTTTTTCTTTCTCTTTCTTATCAATAACTGATGTTTTTTAGGAAATATTACTTCAAGATCATTGCTTTTATCTAAAAAAACCAAATCATTGTTTTCTTTTTGAATTTGAACGGGTGTGGCATTTTTATTTGCTGGTTCTGGTGTTGGTGCTGGAGAATTGTAGTCGTTATTCATATCATGACCTCCTGTTTTTTTTATATGATTTTATATCACAAATTCTTGTTAAAATAAAGTTATACATTATGATGAATATAATTTAAAGAGGCGTATACAATGATTGTCGTGCATGCTATTATAAATACATAAAATAAATTAACAAAGGAGATGTTTAGTTTTAAAAAAGTTTTGTATGTTTTTACTAGTGTAATGTTTATGTCTGTTGGTGTAGTATTGTTATCAAATGATTCTTATGCAGCGGATATCAGTAACATGAGAGATGGGGAAATCATTGTAAATGATGGTAAAGGGAATGTGATTGAAGGAATTGAAGTAATTCTGGAGTCAGAAGACTACCCACTTCAAAATGAATTGTTACAAAGTCGCGCTGTTGGCCATATGGTTTATCGTAATATTAAAGTCGTTCAAAACAATGGAACAGGTATTTTTGCTGGACCAATGTATTATTCTAAAAAAGAACCAGGATATACAACGCCATTTACAGGAACTTTATATCGAGAAAGTGCTTGGAGTCAAAACAACGGTTCTTGTACTGTCTACTATGCTAGATTTTCTGGAACAGTTGCAGCATACTTAGGCTAATATTCTTACAACTTAGTGGAGGTGTACCATGAAAAATAGATTGTATGTACTTTTTCTTTTGATTAGTTTAACTACACTTTATGGTTGTACACAAAATAATAATAAAGAAACATCAAAATCTATTGATAGTACAACGCCAAGTGGTATGATATTTTTGAGCTCAGAAGAAATTTTTGATGGAGATTCAAGCGAATATTTTACTAAGGACTATACAAATTATAAAGAAATACCAGAAGAGATTTCAGAAAAAGGAAAATCAATGAAACTATACGTTGTAACAAAGTATGAAAATAAAAAAAGATACACTGCTTACTACAAATGATGTTTAAGTGAAAAAAACTAGGTGTTGTTTTAAATAATTAACTGGAGTTTTACAAACTATAATCAAATTTTGAAAAATTGAAGTGAAAAGAGAATCTGACACAAGCACGTTGAGTCAGGTTTTCTTAAATATAAAGTCCTAATGAAAGTTATTATTTCTTTTAACGCTTTAAATATAACTAATAATTAAAAATAGATTTCAATGCTGTTTCTATTCACTTATTATTATTTATAGTACAAATTGTACTGATAATAAATATAAGGAAAATTAATGTATAAAAAATTTATTTTAGAGTTAGCAATTTGTTGTTCAATCAGATTTGGAGCAAACGTAGTTTACGCGAATGAGGTTGTTAGTGAAGTTGATTATGGTATGGATATGACACTTGGTGAAATTGAAGATGTTTTAGTGACATATTTAAGAGAGCGAGGGTTAAACTACTTACTTCATTCTAAAGATTTTTCCGACTATCTATATGATCAATTAACTAGTTCAAGTGAACAGGAGCTAACTAAATTAAACAAAATATGATAATATATTTAGAAACACTTCCTGCGGAAGAAGGGGAAGTCTCAACGATTGAAGAGTCGTCTGATATGACGTTAGCTGATGTTAAAAAAATTGTTGATGAAGAAAACTTAGAGGCTTCACAAACAGCTTCTGAACAAGAAAATAGTGTGCCAATAATTTCACCTTGTAGAGTCTGGTCAAATAACCATGTCACTAATTATGGAGGTGGAGATTGTACAAATTTCGCTTCACAAGCACTTAGAACTAGAGGAGCTAAAGGTGGAGTAACAGGTTATCTAGGTTATATTGACCGGTCAAGTAAAAGAACTAGTCAAGGATTAAAATATTCTGCTGCTTGGATAAATACAGATGTGTTCAGACAATACTGGGAAGTAAAAGGGCGTAGTGTACGAAGATATTCAAAAGCTGTAGTCGAAAATGAGTATAAAGAGTTTTTGACTGTAGGTAGACCTGTAATTTTAACTTTTTATCAAGAGATCTCTGATAGAGTTCTTAAAGACTATTCCGAGGACTATAAAAAAGATTTAATTGTTCTAAGTTCCGATATTAGAACTAAATTATTTTCAGGCTCACTATCGCCATCATCACTTTATAAAGATAGTAAAGAAATCATTTTAGGATTAAACTTAACTTTAAGTAAATGATACGAGAAAGAAGGATTAAAATGAAATTTAAACAAAAAACAATATTGTTTTTGTCTTTGTGCGTAGTTATAGTGAGCGCTTCCGGATGCAAGAATTTAAATAATAAAGTAACAGATAGTACTATTGACAAATCAGACTTAGTCTTACCTCAAGACACACAAAAAGAAGGAGATGTTATTTCTCCTTCTTCGAAATAATACATTTATTATGCAATCATCGAGTAAATATAAGTAGTTAAACTATGCCTGTAAGCGTTCGCGTGTCTTTGAGCTATGGTTTTGTTACCAATAACATGAAAACCGCAGCTTTTACATTTATAGCCATAGGTAACACCAGCTGCAGCCTCCACAGTGTTGTTTTCGGTGGGAATAATTGGTGCAAGCAAAACAAGTGACAAAGCAACAAAATAAAACATACCTTTAAATTTCTTCATAATAATAAACCCCTTTCATTTTTTTATATCGTACCATATGATCGTTTATATATCAATATGTTTATTAAATATTACCTTGTTTTAAAAGACTATAGTATTAGAATAATTCTGACGCAAACTGATTGTGCCAGATTTTTTCAACATAGGTTTCCCAAAAACAGTCATTTTTAGGTCAAGAAGGATAATTCCCATTTATCCTTTAATATTTTAATTTTACCTTCCCAAAACTTACAACATATTCAATGTGTCAATAACTCCCGTTTATGATGTAATTTTAGTGGGAGTGATGACATGAAATACACTTATGGTTATACACGAGTAAGTACAAAGTCTCAAGAACTAAATCGGCAACTTGATATTTTAGAAAAATACAATTGTGATGAGATTTTGACTGAAAAAATTAATGGGACAAAAGCAAGTCGACCGCAACTAGACAAATTAAAAGAATCTGTTCGAGAAGGTGATACTGTAGCGGTAGAAAGTTGGAGCAGACTCGGACGTAGTACCAAAGATCTTTTGGAATTAGTTGATTTCTTTTCTGAGAAGAACGTACAAGTGATCAGTGACAAAGAAAAATTTGATACGTCAACACCAC is a genomic window of Enterococcus haemoperoxidus ATCC BAA-382 containing:
- a CDS encoding VOC family protein, yielding MVYTLPKETIAKQVKLKVENLDEMTEFYTQMIGLVLLKKEENTAFLGAQQSSEAILILEELVDPVVKYNTTGLYHTAFLLPTRKDLGNTLLWLMQNKIEIGAADHGYSEAIYLTDPEGNGIEIYWDKPMSEWDIRADGEIIGVTEELDGDGVVSEADGTWLGMALGSRIGHVHLQVADLEETEKFYEQLGFSLKSNLGGRAKFFAAGEYHHHIGTNTWNSRNADLIGENQLGLAWYTFQLPSKEVFELFVKQLDEAAVEYVNENEQITIQDPNGMQIKFGY
- a CDS encoding amidase domain-containing protein, which produces MTLADVKKIVDEENLEASQTASEQENSVPIISPCRVWSNNHVTNYGGGDCTNFASQALRTRGAKGGVTGYLGYIDRSSKRTSQGLKYSAAWINTDVFRQYWEVKGRSVRRYSKAVVENEYKEFLTVGRPVILTFYQEISDRVLKDYSEDYKKDLIVLSSDIRTKLFSGSLSPSSLYKDSKEIILGLNLTLSK
- a CDS encoding ArsR/SmtB family transcription factor, with amino-acid sequence MTDNNNDPVLQALQAVSDPIRLNILTCLLLDGEKRITSEKYNIVKSTLSHHIKLLKDAQLIQEIKIGTTKTYVLNQDHIQRELPGLIELIRFRAGKTNE
- a CDS encoding DUF1304 domain-containing protein → MHIVPLVLAVIVAVEHYYILYLEMFQTASPAAQRSFGLDKEFLDDPRVQTLFKNQGLYNGFLATGILWGAFFAANSWSVVTFFIICVVVAAVYGGLTSSKSILIKQGLPAIITLVMLFIFR
- a CDS encoding nitroreductase family protein; translation: MENTYKENNFDTIMKGRRSIRNYDPTVKISREEMEQIINDTVKAPSSVNMQPWRFTVVESDEGKAALAPLVRFNKLQNETSAAMIVIFGDLNSFEHAEKIYGTAVEQNLMPPEVKERQLEALSPLFEHMPTEDKKEMAIIDGALAAMNLMLVARAYGYDTNPIGGFEREKIAEALDMDKERYYPVMIVSIGKANEEGYPSYRLPAADITTWK
- a CDS encoding nitroreductase family protein, whose product is MTEFIQALKKRRSIYSLGDNLPQSQEEITALVKEIVRESPTSFNSQTQRVVFLFGDAHKKLWSMTEEALKPLTPAEAFPNTQAKLQSFAAGYGTLLFFEDMDIVKNLQEQFALYADNFPVWSEQASGLTQANVWTALAQENIGANLQHYNPVIDEAVAKEWSIPSQWKLRAQLVFGSIEAEAGEKEYMEDSARFLEFN
- a CDS encoding recombinase family protein; this translates as MKYTYGYTRVSTKSQELNRQLDILEKYNCDEILTEKINGTKASRPQLDKLKESVREGDTVAVESWSRLGRSTKDLLELVDFFSEKNVQVISDKEKFDTSTPQGKVMLTVFQAFAEFERDLIVERTREGLKSARARGRVGGRPKVSDKKIQQAISLYDTKQYSGKEIHEMTGISSSTLYRYLEKRKYSN